The Misgurnus anguillicaudatus chromosome 12, ASM2758022v2, whole genome shotgun sequence region gggagacgcagcgtctcattcccttctcagggaacaacagttacatacgtaacccgagacgttttcatttgtcaaacacaactatgcaaaatatgcattttggtatgaatcaacattcgcatacagaagatataagcatttaaagcgaacagtttagcacctGTGCTtaaaaaattagaaatgttataatattatcctacactacacagggaataatttggatttttttctagaaaagcactttcaatgacctgtatcaatgtatgtatattttcaaaaacttccaggggccttgaattttttcccccagattcacaaactttcaaggattttacgGACCTGGGGGAACCCTGAATTATTTGAATAATCTGGAAAAAgaggcaaaaaaaatctaagtacTGAGAAAATcgtctttaaagttgtccaaattaagtccttagcaacacatattactaataaaaaaacattgtttttatatgtacagtactaaatgtatacatgacagtttttgtcaaaaataataatgaaataaataataaaattggTTTCTAGGCACTCTCCAAATTGCCTTGGCAGTTATGTGCGTTTCTTCCAGGCCAAACAATTTCATTGGTGGCTCCGGTCCAGTTGTTTAAAGCTTTTTTGTATGAGATCCCTGTAATACAACTAATCGATACCACTCTGAAATGAACTTATTCTGTGAGCACTTGCAACAGACAAATCAATACTTGCTTCTCTGGAGTTACCCACAGAGTATGTTACAAATTTAACTTTGTTTAAATTCTTACCGGCAATGGGGACACTGTGCCCTCTGCTCCGTCAGCCATCGCTGCCAAGGAGAAAAACAAAAGGTCTTACTGACTTAATTTGCCAATATCCAAAAGCTAGTTTGGCTCATCTGACCAATAGCGTTTTAAAGAGGTCAATTATTCAAATGGGTTTTAAGAGCTTTATGATTAGGATTCTGTCCAACACGTTCTGCATTGGGCTGGAATGTACAAAAGCAATGCGCAAAGCAATTTGGCTAAAACAATAGAGATCTTTATACTTCATCCAAAAATACAAATGAGTctgccatttttttaatttttgccaTATTATGCACCAAAGAATATTCACATATGCAAAGTCTTCTGAAGCTACATGATAACTTATGTCAGAGGCAATGAAAAATAgactttttctttattcaatAAACCTATTTCACTATGCATCACATGGAGTACATTctcatttttgtatttaatgcATCTCCAACCTAAAAATTGCTTTGCTGCAACAAATTACGGTTTTAACAAGCATTGTTAACCAAAGTCCCCTGCATAGAAATACATTAATGTCCCGTCAAGCTGAAGTAATAAAGGCATTACAGGGAGTCCTGTTTAAATACATAGACCTTACACTGTGAATATTATAGCACTAGTGTAGTttgtgagagtgtgtgtgtgtgtgtgtgtgtgtgtgtgtattcaccCGTATGCAGCTAAAACAGCACAGTTTTGAACAGTGAGGGCACAGGCGCGCATCCCGCAGCTTTTCCATGCAAATGAAACACCGGAAAACTTCCGCTATACTCTAAAAAAGACACACAAAAGATAAAAAGGGATTTCAGATACATGTGACTGTCATCAACATTTGTTGATTTAAGTAAATACAAAAGGATAAGATTTACTATATATTAGATAAAACAATTTACTTACAAATGCATTGCTTACATAAACATTAACATAACTCCAGAAAATCTTTTGCATTCAGTTTTTAGAGATTTCTGACCAACACAGATATATGGAAACACTATTCAACTATAGCATTGTAGggcattgtgttagcaacgaaaaggtcatgggttcaatcccaggaacacacatacagattaAATGTACAGatcaaatgcattttaaaggaatagttaacccaaaaattttaattctgtcttcatttactcatcctGATGCATTTACAAACAACTGTATACATTTCATTGTTCTGATGacaacaaaagaagatattttgaggaatgtttaaaggcaaaccgatcatgagccccattgacttccataataggataatactatggaagtaaatggggctcatgatcggtttggtttcaaacattcctcaaaatatcttcttttgtggtcatcagaacaaagaaatgtaaacaggtttgtaacaacatgagggtgagaaaatgatgacagaattttcatttttgggtgaactatcgctttaaaggtggggtgcataaactctcaaagccaatgttgacattgaaatcacctaaacaaacacgcccctaccctaatagaatctggacatttttttgatagacccgcccaacacatacgcaacccaggccaagatgtcggttagtagacatgcccctgctgattggctacaagtgtgctttggtactcggcccgactcccttttctaaagtgtttttcaaaatatcatgcaccccgcctttaagttgctttgaataaaagcacctgataaatgcatacatgcaaattatttactaatattttgtaaaagcaagaaataaaataaactgtttGTGtcttaataataaattataaatttgtgataaataataaataaatgaaatggtgaaataaaaatatgataaataaatttTGTTCAGTGAAAGCGTTTTTCTTTGATTTGTGGTTCAGTCATAATAACTACCATCaacataaatgcatgtaaatgccTGCATAAACCATGCAGCATACTATAAACATACCTCAACACTTTGCTCATCCATTTCAGCCAGTTTTACCTCTAAAAGGCAATTCTCTGATAGGAAAATGTTAGTTTGAGAGCCGCTTTTACTGTGTGAAAACAGACAATAGGACATTTCATTAGTGGAATCTAGAGCAATaccataaacacaaaaaaaacaatgtacatGCCAACTTAATGTGAACTGATATAAGGCATTGCATTTATGCACATTATTGCATATAACTGCAAATGgtcaaaacataaataaactgtaaatataaaaaaaacactatatATTTTTGCACTAAATCCTGCTGCAGAATTCATCTCAGTTGGAAGCAACTGTGATTTTATACGTCACATAACAGCATCAAATACATGCATTAGCATTCAATGGGGTTGGCTTTACAAACAGTTAACCatatacatataaaaataaGCACACAAAAGTTCAATATAACAACCAGTTCGACCCAAATCAAACATTGTCATGTTTTAAAAGTGGACGCTGTGAAAAATTTAAGCACATGCAGCAAATATTGGGTCTGGTTAGCTGTTTATCTCAATAACAATAGAGATGGAAACAAACAAACGACAGGACATTCAAATGAaatgacaacaaaaacacaagaagTACACGCAACAAATTTGCCTCGCGGACACTTTCATATGGTACAGCACAGGTTAGCACATTAGCAGGTTAGCTAGGTGGGCTTCAAAACTCCACCATCTACAACCAACTCCCATCTATAAAATGATGCGTTTACCGCGCGGTGCTTCCCTCGACAAACTGAGTCCGTCGCTCCGAGTGTCTTCATGAAACGTTAATAATTTAATAGATTTTTAAGACAGATATTATAGAATCAGAGTGCTTGTTTAGTAGCAGAAAATGTAGCGGCTATATGTCAATGTCAGTCACCATGGGAGACCGTGTCAGTCACCATGGGTAACCGAATCCACCAATCGTACTCGTTGTTGGTGGACGTTTGCTAGGGTTTTAACCAATCACAAAGGTGCATTTCGAAAAGGCGGGGCATTAAGAAGCTCTTCACGCCCACTTGATAGCGCCAACCtcaaaattaataatttaatcaTGACTGCTTAATCTTGCTTTTTGTCAACAGACAGTATTTCCtaaatttttactttttgtcgCGTTTTGGTACAGTTAAGCAATTTATGTAAGGTAAATATCTGCACACTAGGACGCAGCACGTGCCATGTtgcttttaaaaacatgtttatgttgGCATACTAATTTATATGGTtttatcggacgcacgtgcgttgTCGCGGATACGCGTCTGGAAGGAACATAACATAACTTCCGGTTTCTTTCTCGGACCACTTTTGATAGCGACTGACCACTGCACAGAACACCCGAGCGGCTCTGACGTTAGATCCTTAAGCTTGCCCATTTTCCTGCTTCTTAACGCTTGAACTTTGTCCACAGTAACTTATGTACCAAGATGTTTGTGGTTGTGtgatgttttgttatttttaagtgtaaatatattttgaaactaTTTATTAATTGCTTCTTTTTCAATTAATTGCCGAAGATGATGTGAAGTCTAAATGGTATGGTAAGACAACATTGATTGATTCATTTTGTTTGTGTAATCAGTGTCTTTTAGAAGCTAGTTTAAGATGCTTTATTAGGCCCTGCTGCttatttattctgctttttatGATTTCCAGCCTTAGAGATCTAGATGTGTAGGAAGATCAGCAGACCCAAGTGTAGAACGATATGGTAAAGGTCCAAGTACAGGGAAATCCTTAGGTTCAGGTAAAAATGCTGATGGTGGTCCAGATTCAGAGAGATCTTTGAAGATGGAAGATGTTTTACACTTTACTATACATCACTACGCATTGCAAGTGGGGTTTGGAGAAAAGGACATCATTGATTTAGTGCCAAAACAACTGAGAAAGGTCACTGAGATTTGAAACTTTTCAAAATGTGCACTCAGGCATGAATATGTCCAACTGGTTGGTTAGTGTGAAGTGAGGCTGTGCATGATTTGCTACTTGCTTTAACTGAAAGGTTCTGACCTATCTTCGTAAAGGAGAATGATAGAGTTTAAAAGTGTGTATATCTTGAAAAGTTATCATGGCTCTTGAATTAAAATAGTGTCCTGTTTTAAAGGATATTATGGCAGCCATGTGTTCAGAATTAATGAATAAACATTCATGGTTTTTGAACACCAATCAAGATTTTGTTGATTACATCATTATGAAGATGGAGTGTGCGATCCTCCAGACAGGGGAAGTTATAATCCCTAAAAATGATCAGGCTTGACCGTATGTTTTTTGTTGAGCATGGACGGGTTCTTGTGGAGAATGAACTCTTATAAGAGTTGTCTACTGGAGAAACTTTTTTCAGTGCAAGTCTTTCATAGCCAGAACTTTATCAAAACCATCCTAAAATTACCATCAGAACTGACCAATCACTGTTTTGTTATTATGCAGTTTAAAGACTTACCTACGTTTTGACCGACCCGAACTAAAGGCTGGCATCGCCGCAGCCAGTGCCGAGCTGCAGACATGTGCCGTTCCAGCCAGTATCAGGCCAAGAAGTACCATAAGTCCAGGGCCAAAAAAATCTGAAGTCTGGGGGCAAAAGATGCCAGAAATCCACAGCCAAAAGGTGCTCGATGGCCCTGGCAAAAAGATGGCAGATTTCCCAGACCAAAGGATGTGAACCGATTTCACAGGCTTCGActtaacaaaaaattattttcaaagggTGAGTGAAAAGCACAAACGAAGGCAGAAAGTCTCTGATCAGATGCACAATATCTGTGAATGACAGTCAGAGGTCACTAAACATGGATGAATAGATGgatttatatacaatataatcAATATGACTAACCAGCTCTCTCCTAAACCTTGTACAGAATTCTGTGATCTGATGGTGCCTGGCCAAGAATCCAACCAAACGGCCGACAATCCAGCAGATCTTAGATCATGACTGGTTTAAGATTAAGTAGAAAGGCAGTTAGCATAGTAAAACAAGATCTCAATGTATTACTTGTGAAATGTTTGAAGCCTCCTGAGAGAAAGTGACCTACATGCTATACTGAGACTGTCTGGAGACCTGCAGGTACAGTGAAAGCATCGTGCGAGACTTTGGTTTGGTGGGGCTGATGATTTGAATTGCATGAGATGGCTCCTCAAACCTTTTCAAACTTAATTTAACATCAGATTACACCTAATAAACATCTTCTTATTGAGATATCTGAAGTTGCAAAATGACACATGCTTACTAGCTGTCAAATACTCCATGCATGCCTAAAGGGAAAAATCATTGACTGTCGGGTATTATAATATGGTGAGAAGTGAATGCTGATCATTTCTACCAAGTAATGTCAGACTGATAATGAAATAAAAGATTAACCATTTCTGATTGATAAAGAATTACTCTCCGACAACAAATGACACACCTgaagtttttatatatttacattataaatAAAGCAGCTTAGTTAAGATAACACGTGCCAAGTACCTGTTACAGTGACAACTGggacattaaaataaaactggATCACACTTAAACCATTTCTTTAAAGCTGACATCAAATGCAAAACATATCAATGCAATTATTATCTTGGTTTTTTAAGCATGTTAAGACTGTGGTTACAATTACAGATGTGAGAAAAACATGCATCTTTATACACACCAATAATGTGTTTGGTTTTATTAACAAACAAATGCCTATAGTGTTTACTGTCAGCACAGCAGTATAGCTGATCTACCAGCTTCAATAGGtaccatataactttaaatGCTTTGCATTTATGAAACACCAAAGTTAGCTTAAAAGCTAAGTAAAATTTTACATGGGGTTCAACTTCATATTTTCTCAGTATGCATTATAAGCATTTTATACACCCATAAAAAAAGGATCACAGTAAACACCTAAATCCAGGAGGAGGGGAACATCACCATACAATGAAAATTACTTGATCTGTGTTGTATGAGtacattaaaactgcaattttattaAGGGTACATATTGattcaataatttaaaatagctaatgtatttaaatgttaagtttattagtaacagtttttttaaagcTTCAGTCTTCTGTATGTTCCTTATGGAATTTgttgtaaatgtaatgttaacatCTCTCACATCCTTAATACAAGAAGTAAGAGATTTTCGACAGAAGCAACCTttccatttaaaaacaaaaagagaGGTAAGCAATTTGCTCAACATCTTAGATTAGTACAGTTTTTTTACCCAGCAAACACTTGCGGCTGCAGTGGGGGTGGTAACTTGTCGTTTTCCACGTTTTCCGCATCTATCGCAGATGCCCGAGGTTTAATCTCCAGTGGGTATCTTTCCAAGATCTCCTGGACTTCGCGGGCCACGCTGTCCTGCCATTCTGCAAGTTCTGTCTGCAGGCTTTGTGCCTCCTCGATCACCTGCTGCTGTCTTTTTTCAAGGTTGGAAAGGACGCTTAGATTTTGATGGATCTGGCTGAGGACCGGGTTAACATTAGAGCCGGTCTGGGGCCAGCCTGCAGGATTGTCTGGTCTTCGAGGGGAAGCCTGACCAGACATGTAGCGCTCAAAGTCCTCAGGGCTAAGATTCAAAGACTGGGCGTCCAACTTCTCTATAAAGGCTACAGCACAGCACTGTAGGGAACAAGTGATTGAGAAGAATATGAGGAGATGTatcaaacataaaaatgtatcagtgtcattgcattatataaatatttgataTTAATATGTAATAAACTACACTTGTGTgaatttaaaggaaaacgccactgttttcgtgaatgtgttagcatttagccaagCCCCATTCATTGCTATGGCTCCaatcaaaaggttttttttgtgccaccatacttactcgtgtaacttcTCATGTACCAGTCTTTAAACacggaaaacatggaagtgtttggtggcttataaattcatccctgtttggagccatgtTTGATTGATTTTTGGCTATTTAATATCTTTaccatttaataataaaaataagtaataaagtgataaaaatttatatatttttaagtgcCACTGAATTATCCACGTGGACCCACCAGGTTAGTAAAGTAGTATCCATCCTCTCCTGTCATGAGTCTCGAGGGATTGCAGAAGCGTGTGATGTACTGGATGTTGGACTGCAACCGAGGAGGATTGGCCTTCAACACGATATAGATGAGGGTAGGCAGAAAGTCATCTGCAGAAGCTGGTTCATTCTTGGTGATCCTGATGGCATTGAAGATATGCTTACTGCAACTGGTGATGCATGCCAGTTTATCCTTCGGCACACGCTTCGAGTCCATCTCAATAACATCtagagaaaaataaataaaatcggTTTTCTTAGAACATACATTCACAAACAACTTCAAAGAAGcagctataaaaaaaaatataataatggcAAGGAAATATTTTGCAGACTCACCTGTGATGGCTTTGACTACACTATCAGACACCTCTGGGATCTCCTCGTCGACAGGAACACACAGCATCTGAATGGTTACCCAGTGTAAGGCCCGAAAAAccaacattatttaaaaaaaaaaacaaggttaAGTATGACAACATTAAACAGGACTGCAAAATTAAGGAAATTAAGGTCTACTGATGGTTTCCCAATCTGCCATTGGTAAGTCAAATAGTTTAAGCAAATCTTGGTCAATCAGGCAGGTGTGGATGCTCAAATGACCGTTCTGACAGCACACCAGAAGGATATTTTTCCTCTCATTTTCAGGAATACCCATTTATTGACCAAGCAAGAGCCTAAAGATGCATTACTTATGTACAAATGAAGTTAACAGGCCTAAGAAGATTTAAGATGCTGACCGAATCCTGCGCTGGGTGACCAGGTCTTTTTTCTCATCATCTGTAGTTTCTGGACAGAAGACGCTTTTGTACAGTCGGGTCATGATGTATTTTTCCACCTGGTCCATCACCCTGTCCACCTTTTCAGAGGAGCCTGGGGAAAGAATATACAAGTATACACACAAGTATAGTATTAATGTTATGTAAATTGAGAGgtggtcaaaaaaaaaaaaattataattaaaatatatatataaataaataatgtggTTAATGGTTAGGTTTGTAGatctggggtctcatttataaagcgtgcataTGCACAAAACAGGGCTGGAAAGGTGCGTACCCCAGTTCCAACACAAaagttgtgatctataaaaaacaaacttgatgggagaatggctttgcagggtgggatctgaggatgattcatgtacgcacacttgcaggtgatttgtgatttataaagaggacattgctttgttttagaagtcttaatatttttggtttttGCTACATAGTcttataaacaaacacaaaatatgtGGCACTAATCTCCAGTTACCATGCTGGAACAACAATGTTTCTTGATAGTTGTTTGATGGCTAGCAGATGTCGATATACTAGATTTGCCCATAGATTACAGTAAAGTCAAAATGTCTCTGATGGGCAATCATGTTTTATTAGCAAAACAAGTCTTATTTTAGcttaaacctttaaaaaaaagattacaATACTACTGTATAAGCTAGTATTTACAGGTGTCACACtttaaaaactaatattttatgcTCCAAAAGGTGTCACATTTTGAAGATAGCAGTAAAGTTAGTCTTTCCTATGTGTTATGGGTTTTTGTGATGGATCCTACCTTTGAAATAATTCATAAGTCGGTCAGACATGTTTTGGTAGAAGTCCTGAACACACTCAGAGAGCTCCTCGACGCCGAGATCCTacaaatatgtatgaattcaaataaaaatgtcttttattAAGTAATAAGTACACAAATCTAACCCTAGATGAGAGAAAGACACTGCTAAGACACAAAGCTCATAAATACagacttaaattatttttaaattacccagtataaatataaaacaaaagtatttgataactcacaaaaaatattttaattttaaagttaacatccatattttacccaaccatgggttaaaggTAATGTTCGCCCAAaaaccaaaattctgtcataattttctcatcctcatgttgttcaaatttcttttttctgatgaactcaaaagatgatattttaatatatgatggtaagcacacagttgactgtacctattgacttccatggtaggaaaaacaaatatgatggaattcaatgggtactaTCAACTGCgtgcttaccataatttattcaaatctcttcttcatcatttatcacaatacttccataatatttgtttttctactatggaagtcaatggtggttacggcagctgtgtgcttaccatcatttatcaaaatatcttcacttGTGTACATtaaaatacaggtttagaacaacataaggatgatttaatgatgacagaatttttatttttgagtgaactatacctttaaaacAACCCGCATTTATTATAAAGTGTATAAACTTATGTTAAAGCCACACCCTTTTATTTCCCATGCTCTCTATGAAAGCACGGCTCTGCTTGTGAATCTCTCTGCCGGGTTTCTGGAGGGTCTTCAGGAACTCCATAAAATCTCGTGACACACGATCGGTCTCGATGCTGGACTGACGGCTGATGGACGGACTCGGTGTCTTTCCCTCGTGGCTCTCTGGGGAACACAACAGAATAAACATTAATAAAGTGATCTGAATATCCAAATTAGTTCATGAGGAAGTTCATTCATTTAGTTCATCGCAGAACGTCATGTGAAATTCAGTAACTGAAGAAAAAGAccaacatttaaaacaataaatttagttttaatgattGAATGTTACGTGACATTCTGCTAATCACATTAAAAGGAAAAGACGCCTCAAGCTGACAGAGTAAACCATATAACATGATGTATACTGACAACATCAGAATGTTGAATACAAGTCCAGACAGACACCGAAGAGATAGGATCTTCGGGAAGCAAAGACATGATACTGAACTCTTCGTCTGTTATCATGTCAAAATCTTTGACGTCAGATTGAAGTCAAAGAGACTAACAGAGTATTCAGCTGAATGAATTGAGACAGGAATCCTAAACCAGCATGCATCGGCTGCTCTGCTGAGATCACAAAGAGACTAAAGTCACATATTTAACATGCtctaaactagggatgcactaTACACCCATACTAAAAACTTCTGAAGTAATATATCCTTATTgcaaacttaaagggacattccactttttttggaaaatatatgctcattttctatttttagcgcgatgctaatggtctaatcagattcaatggattatgctaagctatgctaaaagtgccagacccggagatcagctaacggtaaaaatcaaatgggagctggaaaattagcatattttcaaaaaagtggaatgtccctttaagcatgTGCCTCAGAAAAAACATGTTTCTATTCAGATCAGTTTGGCAGTTCAGCCATGTGGCATGAATCAAACAATCTAGTATATTTCAACGCAGTTTGacaaatacagtatgtgtcAGTATGTTACACTggtaatatattattatgtattaCAAAGTTAATGCGTTCTGCTGTATGAATTGATCTTTTTATTTCATCCGTAACTTGAGGCTGTGTATTTGGTGCCCAAGGTAGACCAAAAGTATGGCTTAAACCAAAGTGTGAGCCACTGATATCTGCTTAAGTTCAACCCCTAGTCTTTATTGAATTCTTAGCCTAAAAGCatgcagatttaaaaaaaaactaaagcaatCCTTTATTTTCTGTGATCTGTGCTGGAAAGCTACAGTGATGTGGCGTTAATACCCACCTCTCAGTCTGGATACCAGAGCTGCCATCAGATTGACAAGAAAAGAGGGGAATGAATGAGACAGTGGACATGAAAAGGGCAGGGTGAATTTAATAAGGGTCTTCTGACACACGCAAACACAACTAACTAGAGAAATcaacaaatacacacaaacataGTACGACAGTATGCCACAAAGCGTTTGGGCGGGAGCCCATGTTTCCAAGATCACAAACTGCGAAGCTTTGTGAAATACttaaaaggaatagtttacccaaaactACAGTATCCCGgccattgttttatgtgaaagttGAAATTTGCTGATGTATGTGTTACAagaaaaatataacattatcaTTGTTATATAGTCTTACTGAACCTTACCATGGAGTTTAAAAGTTTACCATTTGTGGAAGAAAAAGTCATTCAGGTTTTAAATGACATGCCAATGAATATATACTGAATTCCCATGTTTacgtgaactattccttttagAGATGTCGTTCTCCTTGACCTCATCACAACACAAAAGATCATAAAAAGAAGTTGTGGTCCACTCCACCTCAGTATAGAGAAACACCGCAATCTCCACCAGCGTTCCCTGTTCATACCCCCAGATCTTCTGGCTCTATCAGTTACCTTCAGTGGGCGAGCCCATGTcccagggctgggtaaaaatgcCCTTCAGATCCCTTAAGAGGGTTTCTCCATGGCTCTCCCTCCTGCCCTGCACCTTCTCCTCTTTTACTCGTTTCTCGTTTTCTTTTTCAGGGGGGACTAAAACACCCAGGGTGGGCAGGGGGTGACACAGGAGTGAAATGAGGAGAATGATGGAAATTTTGTGCCAGAGATCAGATGAGAagtaaagaagaagaagcaaaATGGGGGACATGTGGGAGAGGTAGGACGGAGATGAGATGCAATCAAAATGATGGATGACAAGCAAACTGAGAGACGGAGAGTTGTTTGAAAAAATGATCttacaacaacatgaaaaaGCAAATTATCAGGCTGATTGCAAACGgatgtgaaaaacaaaacaaaacaaaaataacatcATGCAAGGATCACTAATACTTAATGTTTCATTGATAAAGCATTTTAATCCCCAATCATATTTTAATCACAAACGGCTATGTCTGATGCTGCCATAGAGTTTAAAGCTTTAGCAAAGaaaggtgatgatgatgatgaattaTGGTACGATTATGGGAAATTTGCATAtgagggtgattctcacgaaaccattgaaacaccacagcactaatgattttagctttaaaatgtgtaatatagtaacattaaaaagcatcagaattaacacaatactgtgttctaccttgcacaatgtgtgatttcaacataagaatttataattggaaattttatctcattttctgctgaaattctcattaccgcaatttgtccggctgtgtttgaacatgcgttaatcaaattaacacaaaaatattaagaaaaaaaataaatggatgttttgctagactactttagatgacagaaaaaatatttactgaatattcatgtataataataattaagaaaaattaggaaaattatgtgtccatgcctgatgttctcatttttaacattttcatgcttgacatttttaaaaccaagttttcgtgagaatcacccatgaaTAAGCATGATTTCTCACAAGGAAGCAAGAATGTGTGGATGTCTATTTTGGGCTCTGACCTAGGCAAAATCTACACTGTTGAGTCAGCAAAAAACAGGAACTAAGCTTCAGATGTATGTCTTTTGAGCTaatataaaatacatgtttatgaACTTCCTCTGGGTTCTGACAGCAAGCTTCATATGTCCACCAAACAACCCAAACGAAGGCAATATATTCATACAGGggaaatgaagatattttagtGGGAACAgaccaaacaaaacattttacaaaccACCGCACCCACTACTGGATTGGCCTCAGTCACATTCCACCCACTTCATACCTTTTTTTGGGGCCGTGCGGGAAGAAGGACTGAAGAATTTCTTCACGGTGGTGACCTTGCGAGTTTTCTCGTTggtttttttctcctcaaaTTTGGAGAAGGTGGCGAGAGATTGCTGGGAATGTGACTGCGGAGGCTGGGTTTGCGAGGAACCATGAATGCTGACATAGGCCGCCTCCTCTTCCCTCTGTAGCCTGTGACAGAAAACACGCTATAAAATTGTAACATAAACCTTAAtgtcaattagatttttttataacaGATCACTTACGATTACAAGCATATTAGGACTATCCTTAATACAAGTGGTTATTGT contains the following coding sequences:
- the rabgef1 gene encoding rab5 GDP/GTP exchange factor isoform X4, with translation MDERPVTRNKGKTMSQRSERRGIHVDQSELLCKKGCGYYGNAAWQGLCSKCWREEYQKARQRQIQEDWALAEKLQREEEAAYVSIHGSSQTQPPQSHSQQSLATFSKFEEKKTNEKTRKVTTVKKFFSPSSRTAPKKALVSRLRESHEGKTPSPSISRQSSIETDRVSRDFMEFLKTLQKPGREIHKQSRAFIESMGNKRDLGVEELSECVQDFYQNMSDRLMNYFKGSSEKVDRVMDQVEKYIMTRLYKSVFCPETTDDEKKDLVTQRRIRALHWVTIQMLCVPVDEEIPEVSDSVVKAITDVIEMDSKRVPKDKLACITSCSKHIFNAIRITKNEPASADDFLPTLIYIVLKANPPRLQSNIQYITRFCNPSRLMTGEDGYYFTNLCCAVAFIEKLDAQSLNLSPEDFERYMSGQASPRRPDNPAGWPQTGSNVNPVLSQIHQNLSVLSNLEKRQQQVIEEAQSLQTELAEWQDSVAREVQEILERYPLEIKPRASAIDAENVENDKLPPPLQPQVFAG
- the rabgef1 gene encoding rab5 GDP/GTP exchange factor isoform X5, which encodes MDERPVTRNKGKTMSQRSERRGIHVDQSELLCKKGCGYYGNAAWQGLCSKCWREEYQKARQRQIQEDWALAEKLQREEEAAYVSIHGSSQTQPPQSHSQQSLATFSKFEEKKTNEKTRKVTTVKKFFSPSSRTAPKKESHEGKTPSPSISRQSSIETDRVSRDFMEFLKTLQKPGREIHKQSRAFIESMGNKRDLGVEELSECVQDFYQNMSDRLMNYFKGSSEKVDRVMDQVEKYIMTRLYKSVFCPETTDDEKKDLVTQRRIRALHWVTIQMLCVPVDEEIPEVSDSVVKAITDVIEMDSKRVPKDKLACITSCSKHIFNAIRITKNEPASADDFLPTLIYIVLKANPPRLQSNIQYITRFCNPSRLMTGEDGYYFTNLCCAVAFIEKLDAQSLNLSPEDFERYMSGQASPRRPDNPAGWPQTGSNVNPVLSQIHQNLSVLSNLEKRQQQVIEEAQSLQTELAEWQDSVAREVQEILERYPLEIKPRASAIDAENVENDKLPPPLQPQVFAG